From a region of the Castanea sativa cultivar Marrone di Chiusa Pesio chromosome 10, ASM4071231v1 genome:
- the LOC142613955 gene encoding serine/threonine protein phosphatase 2A 57 kDa regulatory subunit B' kappa isoform, with the protein MLKQIWSKLPRKSSKSSTDSSGESTRYSNSPRATSQSQSNGGGGGGGGGKRTAVFPASVVAGIEPLVPFKDVPNSEKMNLFVSKVSLCCVTFDFSDSSKNSVEKDVKRRTLIELVDFVASASGSSGSCSIRFTEPAILALCRMCAANLFRVFPPNYRSNCSVGDGGGDSDNNDCDGEPMFDPAWPHLNLVYDLLLKFITSSCVDAKVAKKYIDHSFILRLLDLFDSEDPRERDCLKTILHRAYGKFMVHRPFIRKSINNIFYRFVSESERHNGIAELLEVYGSVISGFALPLKEEHKIFLWRVLVPLHKPKSVGVYFHQLSYCVTQFIEKEPKLTSTVIRGLLKFWPVTNSQKEMMFLGEIEEILDAINMVEFQKIMVPLFLRIGCCINSYHFQVAERALFFWNNDNIVNLIAHNRQVILPIVFPAFERNAQSHWNPAVLNLSLNVRKMFMEMDEVLFQSCHAHFEEEEAKLSLAAEKRKEAWERLENAASLQPITGNTAVLVTPLATSITC; encoded by the exons atgttGAAGCAAATATGGAGCAAACTGCCTCGGAAGTCATCGAAATCGAGCACCGACTCGTCGGGCGAGTCAACTCGCTACTCGAACTCGCCACGGGCAACATCGCAATCGCAATCCAAcggcggaggaggaggaggaggaggaggaaagCGCACGGCGGTGTTTCCGGCGAGCGTGGTGGCTGGAATCGAGCCGTTGGTTCCGTTCAAGGACGTGCCGAACTCGGAGAAGATGAACCTGTTCGTTAGCAAAGTGAGTCTGTGCTGCGTCACCTTCGATTTCAGCGACTCGTCGAAGAACTCGGTCGAAAAGGACGTCAAAAGGCGAACCCTAATCGAGCTCGTCGACTTCGTAGCCTCGGCTTCGGGCTCGTCCGGTTCGTGTTCGATCCGGTTCACCGAACCGGCAATCCTCGCTCTGTGTAGAATGTGCGCAGCGAATCTTTTCCGAGTTTTTCCGCCGAATTACCGGTCGAATTGTAGCGTCGGCGACGGAGGAGGCGATTCCGACAACAACGATTGCGACGGCGAGCCGATGTTCGACCCGGCGTGGCCGCATTTGAATTTGGTATATGATTTACTTCTCAAGTTCATTACTTCATCTTGCGTGGACGCTAAGGTAGCTAAGAAGTACATAGATCATTCCTTTATATTAAGGTTGCTTGATTTGTTTGATTCCGAGGATCCTAGAGAACGAGATTGTCTGAAAACTATTTTACATAGGGCATATGGGAAATTCATGGTTCATAGGCCGTTTATTCGTAAgtcaattaataatatattctaTAGGTTTGTGTCTGAATCCGAAAGACACAACGGGATCGCCGAGTTATTGGAGGTGTATGGGAGTGTAATTAGTGGGTTTGCATTGCCTTTGAAAGAGGAGCATAAGATTTTCTTGTGGAGGGTTTTGGTACCTTTGCATAAGCCTAAGTCTGTTGGGGTTTACTTTCATCAATTGTCGTATTGTGTTACTCAGTTTATAGAGAAAGAGCCGAAATTGACGAGTACCGTCATCCGGGGCTTGTTGAAATTCTGGCCTGTTACTAATAGTCAGAAGGAGATGATGTTTTTGGGTGAGATTGAAGAGATTTTGGATGCCATTAACATGGTGGAGTTCCAAAAGATTATGGTGCCGTTGTTTTTGCGGATTGGATGTTGTATTAACAGCTACCACTTTCAG GTTGCTGAAAGGGCCCTTTTCTTTTGGAACAATGACAACATTGTCAACTTGATAGCACATAATCGTCAGGTGATTCTTCCCATCGTATTTCCAGCATTCGAGAGGAATGCCCAGAGCCACTGGAACCCAGCAGTGCTCAACTTAAGTTTAAATGTTAGAAAGATGTTCATGGAGATGGATGAGGTGCTTTTCCAGTCCTGTCATGCTCACTTTGAAGAGGAGGAAGCAAAGCTAAGCTTGGCAGCTGAGAAGCGGAAGGAAGCATGGGAGCGATTAGAGAATGCAGCCAGTCTCCAGCCAATAACTGGAAATACTGCTGTTCTGGTAACTCCTCTAGCAACCTCAATCACCTGCTAA